DNA from Alnus glutinosa chromosome 2, dhAlnGlut1.1, whole genome shotgun sequence:
tctcaaatttaatctattaaattaatatatattttaaaatatacgaTTCTCACGTATATGTAGGAAAACTTTGTCCCCATACGTTTTCATAACTACTCGATAAAATATAATGCTTTTGTCATATTGTATTGACATGCATTGCATTTCACACTAACGAATATGCTTAGTAATCTTTTTGTGTGTGGATATTTTGCAGCCTAACTCCGGAATATAAGTAAAATTGTAAGCCAAAAGGTATTGCTGGACTGCCTACCATACAAGTTTATTTTCAGAAATAGTATTTGTTTCCATTTTACCTGGgaaatagtattttttattttcagagaGAAACTGTCAAACTGTCAAAGAACCAGCTGGGAAATACCGTTGGAACGAAGAGAAGAGATGCCACTTTTGCATCCACGTACCAAACCTCCATTAATTGCGAAAGCAATTGCTCTTCCTGTCGTTCTTTCTTCTAAGAACACCCATCACTATGGCCTTCTTAATGATGTGGATAGGAGACCCCAATATTCCCAAAATTATGGTTACGTCTTTTTCCACAAAAATTTCCCTCTATCCCATTTTTCCAATCTAAGCATGGGAGGCTCCGCCGTTAACCTCATGCGGGTTTTGTAGCGACCCGCTTTCTAGTCTGGCCGCATAAAATTTGGTAGCATCAAATAGTAGACGGTTGATGCCATAATTATACATCTACAACTATTTAGTAAAATCTGTTGCAATGGACTACTTGAATCAAACAGTCTCACATAGAGGGAGGTTACGAGACTTACCTTTTTGAATAACTTAAAGTGCAGGGCTCATTTGTTCCGAACAGATGAGTGCACAGAATTCAGACAACTAATTAGATGGATTCCGATTCACAATGATTGACCTCATAAATAAAAGGTTCTAATTGTTGTCTTCTTGGTTTGTTGAACCGGGTTAGTCTTTATTTTATAAGATGTCGTTGTTGTTGCGTTTAGGAAGAATCAAAAGCTAACTTTGCTTTTACTAATTGGAAATGAATGggctgcaaaaaaaaaaaaaaaaagtaaatgaatgGGCAGATCAATGGGATTCAGTTGAGAATTGAGATAATAGAAGCAGGGTCATAACGGTGATCGTGAAACCAATCAAAGTATCAAacagagagggaaaaaaatccATGTGATGGCATATCCCTGCGAATAGCGGTGGAATCCGAGGGACATTCACGAGAATCAGTCAACAAAAACCAGTATTTAGTTGCACATTTTCAGTCTCACACGCCGCACAGACACAGTGCCTTCCCTTCCCCTCGGCCCCCACTTGCTTTGTCCTTGTCCTGGCAAAAACTGACCCGTcattgaaagagagagagggggggagaGAACGTCTCAGGGGCACTAAATGCAATGCCAGTGTCTTGTACGGACCTCTTCAACTAACTCCATTATGGTAAACTTTTCTTTGAATTCCACACGCATTCACTGAAGAACTGAGAACAGTAGTACTAGCGCTATAAAGTTTCTATTCTATTCCTCTTCCCAAGGTTGGTCTCCTGCCTCCTTTACATTTGTCTCCAAGCTTTCCTTCGTGGGTCTATCTGTATTTTCCTAGAAACTGTCTGGAACTAATTTGAGACATTCTTTGGGTCACGAACTTtgcttctccttctttttctcaTGCTCCCTTGTTTTTCTACCTGGGTTTTTGAGCAACTTGTACGAGCATTCAAGGATTTTCCGTGAAAGCGCGCCCCGTTGAGTTTCCCAATAGGTTTTTCTTTCCTTCGCTGTCATTATCTTGGATTTCAGCTTCGACTTCTGGCTTTCTCGAACTTGGTTAAGCAGAGCCTCTAGGCGCATTTGAGGTTTATATTTCATGAATTTTCTTCCTGGGCTGGTCCGAGTTCACTTGGAAGTACGTTTTGTTCCACGCGAATTTTCTGAAGGAGCTCTTTTTCGTTGTTCTGCTTAAGAATCTTTGATGGGTCTGTTAAGGTTTTTCTTAAACTTGATAGTGCAGCttaatttttagggtttctgTCACCTTTTGTGTTTCTAGTGTCTAGTGCTTCAAATTTGTACAATGGGATATTTGTGCTTCTTGTTACTAGTGGTTCTTCCTTGGGTTTTGTTCATTCCAAGCACTTATGGGTTACCAACTTCTCAGACACAAGTCTTACTGCAGCTAAGAAAGCAATTGGAGTACCCATCTTCATTGCAAATTTGGGAATATTACGGTGGCGATTTCTGTAGCCTCTCTTCATCTGCACATATGAGCATCTCATGCCAGGGCAATCTTTTAACTGAGCTCAAAATTATGGGAGATAAGCGTGTCAAGGTCAGTGAGTTCAATGGATTTGCAATTCCCAATAAGACTCTATCTGGAAGTTTCTCTATTGATTCCTTCGTTACCACATTGACAAGGCTACCCAGCTTAAGGGTTCTTAGCTTAGTGTCTTTGGGGATCTGGGGACCACTTCCTGATAAGATTCATAGGTTATCTTCACTTGAACTTCTGGACTTGAGCTCAAACTTTTTGTATGGTTCGATTCCATCTGAAGTATCAAGATTAGTTAAGCTTCATACTTTAGCACTGGATAGCAATTATTTCAATGATACTATCCCTGGTTGGTTGAACTCATTTTCGAATCTCACCATTTTGAGTTTGAAGAGTAATGAATTGAAGGGTCAGATTCCTTTATCAGTATGCAAAATCCAGACACTCACTGATCTTGCCCTGTCCCACAATGAGCTTTCTGGCAAATTACCTGATTTGAGTGCTTTAACCAGTCTACATTTAttggatttaatagaaaatcattTGAATTCTGAACTACCAGTCATGCCCGAAGGGTTGGTTACAGCACTACTGAGCAAGAACTCGTTCTCAGGCAAGATTCCTGAGCAATTTGGTGAATTGGGCCAGCTTCAACACCTTGATATATCATCCAACGATCTGAGTGGAACTCCTCCCTCTGCATTGTTCTCTTTACCAAACATCAGTTATTTGAATCTAGCATCCAATAAGCTCGGCGGGTCACTTCCAAATGAGTTAAGTTGTGGTGACAAACTTGGGTTTGTTGATTTATCTGATAACAAGTTGATAGGTGGACTTCCTTCTTGCTTGAACAGTACTTCAGACGAGAGAGCTGTTAAATTTAACGGAAATTGTTTGTCCATTGATTCCCAACATCAGCATCCAGGATCATATTGCAAAAAAGCCATTATGAGGGGTAAACAGTCCAGAGGAAGAGATATAGCGGTAATAGTTGCTCTCGTTACCGGAGCTGTTCTTCTTggggtgattttggcatttgGGGCTCTattcttgtttagaaaatacCGTTCAAGAAGAACACACGAGCAGCATATATTGCCAAAGATTGCGCAAGATAATGCATCAACTGGGGTTTCCTCTGAATTCCTTGCAAATGCCAGTAAGTTCTATGGTGGTCAGTTTATTTTGTTACTATCATCTTCATTTGTTCAAAATCGAAAACATTTTTTGCCTACTTACAATGTCAATTTCATAGTTTAGGATATATGAATAGAGACTAATCATGATTGGGTTGAGCATGGTTTTAGGTGCATATGAGAGCTTAAAGTGATAAccttgcctctttttttttttttttttttttttcaagggttcATTTCTCAAGCAGCAAAGCTAGGGACACAAGGTGCCCAAGTGTGTAGATTGTTTTCTTTTGAAGAGTTGAAGGAAGTGACAAACGACTTTGATTCATCTACGTTTCTTGGTGAAGGCTCTATGGGGAAGGTAACTCTCAAAAACTGAAATATGCAGCGGAAATATAGATGATTCACTGGATTCTTCCGAAATGGTGATTCTTTTAGATAAATCTACTAACTTTTGAGCTTTACATTCACATTGTTTAGGGGCATATTATACAAACTAGGAATTTAATTCTAAGAAAAACGGTTGAGCCCAAATTCTTTTGAAGATCCTACACTCTTTTACTGTCTGGCTAGTATTTTgatatttactattattttacttattcatGTGTATGATTTGCAAACTCTTGAAATGGGTTGTCATGATGCCACAATCGATATGTACAAActaaaaaatgcatttatatTGATTGTTGTGGTGTCAATGAGAAGAATATGTGTGGCATTCATTAAGTCCAACACATTATATTTGTCCATTGCCAACTGCCTCttctaacttcttcttttttctttttctttttttatttcagcTTTACAGAGGGCGATTGGAGAATGGGACCTATGTCGCCGTACGATCTTTATCTTTAGTaaagaaattttcaattcaaaacCTTAAAGTTCGGCTTGATCTGCTCCCAAAGCTTCACCATCCACATTTAGTTGGCCTCTTGGGTCATTGCATTGATGGTAGTGGAAAAGATGATTCCAGTGGCAACAAAGTTTTTCTTATATATGAATATGTTCCTAATGGGAATTACCATACCCATCTGTCAGGTTAGTGTATGAAAATGTGTGTGTGCCTGCTCATCTGTCTTCGATGATATAGTGTTTACTATTCGCACAGTCtgatatatacatgcataatgctTATAACTAGTTCAGACCTTTTTCTTGAGTTCAGTATGCAAGTGGCATCCCTCCCTGTGTGCACCGGCATAgggattttcctttttttttttttttgttttgggagGGGTTGTTTGTGGTATGCAGGTTTGGTGCTTCTAACTTTATCTCTTATCTGAGTCATCCTATCCATTTGACTGCATTCAACTTTGACTTGTCATAAGATGGCCGAAATcagtttagaattttttttactatcagACCTTTAAAAGCTACAATTTTTAACATAATATATTGCTTTATGTGTTGGGGCAGGCAACCTCTAATCCAACTACATATTTACATACATGCAGAAAATTCTCCAGAGAAGGTTCTTAAATGGTCAGAGAGGCTGAGAATTTTAATTGGAGTTGCCAAGGCTGTGCATTTTTTACATACTGGTGTAATTCCTGGTTGTTTCAATAACCGACTAAAAACGAACAATATATTGCTTGATGAGCATCAAGTTGCAAAGCTCAGTGACTATGGGATGTCAATCATCGCAGGAGACATTGAAAAATCTGAGGTATAATACCTTGCCTTTTCAAGCTCTCGAGTGTGCAGTCTTATCTTGGGCAGTCATTCTGATACATTCTGTTTGTTCTGTAGGAAAAGGAAGAAGACCCGAAATCATGGTATGATATGAACTATAGCTTGAATTTTTAAGCGGATGATACAAACTGTAGCTTTGAAATGGCTGCTTGATTTCATCAACCGGAGTCAGATTCTAAGCTTTTTTATGctgaattaagaaaaattataacCGATAACGCATTCTTGCGGAAGATTTTCTTTGATTAATAAGCCCAAGGATGCAATCTTGGGATATGTAAATATATCTTATTATGGATCCATAATGAGAATGGTTTATGAGGCCTTTTTACTTTGCTGCTTAAGTGACACCGAGTTGAAGTATCAAATTCTTGGTATATTCAGCATTCCTCCCGTCTACCCACTACCTTCGTACTCTTATTACTCCTGCTGCTACATGTAAGATCACCATCATTGGTGCCATTTAGACTGCTGCTGCATAGGGATGTCTCCCACTGACACTTGTCATTCCCATTGTAGACCCCCATCAGATCCACCTTTGCTTCTTTAGCAGCACTTCCCTCATTGTCACCACTCCCTTCATCATCACCATTCTGTAGCACCATCTTTGCTACCATCCGCAAAGTTTCCACCACCATGAACACTGCCATTATTTACATGCTGACCCCCTCAACACCAGTACCACCACTACTGTTGCTATAATTATTGTCTCACTGCCCCCATTACCACTGCTGTCATGCTGTGTCAGTGAAACTACCCAGTGCCACTACTTCTATCATACATATTTAGTTGATTAACATATGATTTTGTTTCATGATAACTGGTGGAGTcattaaaattatacaaattggGGATCATAGAAGAAAAGTTGGATACCTAATCTGATGATTTGTTCGAATTTCTCCTTACCTGCCTGGTGTGATGCTGTAACTACATTTTAGTACTTATTTAGAAATAAATGATACTAATTACTTCCTTTCTTGCAGCCATCGAACAAACTCAGAGGATGATGTTTACAACTTTGGATTTATATTGCTTGAATCACTGGTTGGGCCTATAGTGACTGGAAAAGGAGAAACATTTCTCCTAAATGAAATGGTATGCCAAAGCTTTTATGAAATGAAttccataaatttaattgtacaGCTCCGAGGCAATTTTATCCTAAACATTCTTTTCTCAAGACATTTTCCAATTCAGGTGAATGGGAATTTTGAAACTACTATataaaattttccaagtcttcTCATTTATCCATTTGTTTCCTTCTGAAAAATGAATAAGCGTAAACTCGAACTTTCTTAATGCTTTTTTCACATAAATTTTTGTTGAGGCTACAAATGCTGGTCTCaagatcaatttttttcttcatataataATGAAATGAGATCTCAATTCTTTAGACTTAGCTGCTATAATTTTGCtctagaaaacaaaacaacTGCAGttagtcatatttttaaaatggcaTAAGATCAAAATGACTTGGATTAGATATAGTGAAAATTTTCGTTTTCTTTATGatgttttttcaaatatttcctttattcattttgtttgaGATGGTATGTTGCTAAGTCCTGGAGTCATGAATCACAGGCATCCTTTGGCAGTCAGGATGGTCGAAGACGGATTGTAGATCCAATTGTGTTGACCACTTGCTCACAAGAGTCGTTATCGATTGTGATAGCCATCACAAGCAAATGCATATCCCCCGAACCATCGTCTCGTCCCTCTTTCGAAGACGTCCTTTGGAACTTACAATATGCAGCTCAAGTCCAGGCCACTGCTGATGCTGATCAGAAATCAGATTCTACGTCGTTATAAGTTTAGAGGTAGTGCAACAGTATAGAAGCCTCCTGAAATTTGTAATGCACCAGGTACGCCTGCATTTGGGCTGCCTTTCCCCATTGCAATGTGAAATGTAAAGTTGTaaatgtcattttcttttgcttgaCCTTATACTGCTGAATTTTGGTAGAAAAGAAGTTGTTTGGTTACATTTGAGTTTGGGCATTGATTGAATGATGTAGAGCCCTGAAGTAGAATAATAGCTGCCAAGTGTTTCGTTCAAATATTTGTCCCTTTATTTAATGATGGGGGCTTGAATCATGAAGATTGCAAACAATAGAATATTTTTAATGGGGCTGTTGAGATAATATGAGGAAGAAGGAATTCTCATGATTGATTGGGGCAAAACAGATTTGGATCTGGTGCAACAGGGGCAGCTAATGTTAGAGGATAGGTGCCCCCACACTTGCTCGGCCAGCCGATCAGGTGTGTGCCCATCTACTTTCTCATATTAGCCAACTGTATTGCATGCAATACGAGCAGCTAATTGCATCTAATCCAGTCCGGGGCAAACACAAACTTTAATGAGGGGTCTCGAAGCTGACCTACAAACGAATCATTAATatagaacaaatttttttttgagtgtcGGGGAGGTTAAGACATATAACAAGTAATTACTTTATTATTCAGGAGTTTGTCCAAGGTCTTCCCCTAGAATCATATTACATTATTTTATCATATTCTCCAAGCTCCACCAACAGCATTGGAAAATGGCAAGCACTATT
Protein-coding regions in this window:
- the LOC133859997 gene encoding probable inactive leucine-rich repeat receptor-like protein kinase At3g03770, translated to MGYLCFLLLVVLPWVLFIPSTYGLPTSQTQVLLQLRKQLEYPSSLQIWEYYGGDFCSLSSSAHMSISCQGNLLTELKIMGDKRVKVSEFNGFAIPNKTLSGSFSIDSFVTTLTRLPSLRVLSLVSLGIWGPLPDKIHRLSSLELLDLSSNFLYGSIPSEVSRLVKLHTLALDSNYFNDTIPGWLNSFSNLTILSLKSNELKGQIPLSVCKIQTLTDLALSHNELSGKLPDLSALTSLHLLDLIENHLNSELPVMPEGLVTALLSKNSFSGKIPEQFGELGQLQHLDISSNDLSGTPPSALFSLPNISYLNLASNKLGGSLPNELSCGDKLGFVDLSDNKLIGGLPSCLNSTSDERAVKFNGNCLSIDSQHQHPGSYCKKAIMRGKQSRGRDIAVIVALVTGAVLLGVILAFGALFLFRKYRSRRTHEQHILPKIAQDNASTGVSSEFLANARFISQAAKLGTQGAQVCRLFSFEELKEVTNDFDSSTFLGEGSMGKLYRGRLENGTYVAVRSLSLVKKFSIQNLKVRLDLLPKLHHPHLVGLLGHCIDGSGKDDSSGNKVFLIYEYVPNGNYHTHLSENSPEKVLKWSERLRILIGVAKAVHFLHTGVIPGCFNNRLKTNNILLDEHQVAKLSDYGMSIIAGDIEKSEEKEEDPKSCHRTNSEDDVYNFGFILLESLVGPIVTGKGETFLLNEMASFGSQDGRRRIVDPIVLTTCSQESLSIVIAITSKCISPEPSSRPSFEDVLWNLQYAAQVQATADADQKSDSTSL